A DNA window from Methanobrevibacter sp. contains the following coding sequences:
- a CDS encoding MotA/TolQ/ExbB proton channel family protein: MIIEMLTSGFDMIMEMLQSGGIITYIILLLGIYGLLISIRKIFYLRKISKIDATEIMGTITSSMEQGGAIEALKNISHYKNPVSRIMSEALKIGYKNKIEVEESMEQIFIVELSKMTNGISALKTIIELAPFLGLIGTVLGIWMTFKNLGVNPDAAAMAEGIYLALITTIAGLTVAIVLMPLYTYIKGLIDQEMDKIELATKMTNWSYAVIKIRVYEKLPCVIEALQEAEGIVSVKEISDPYSNIQISFKPSMLEKSISNIILEKCDVKSEITESKLRQ; the protein is encoded by the coding sequence ATGATTATAGAAATGCTTACTAGTGGATTTGACATGATTATGGAGATGCTCCAAAGTGGGGGAATCATTACCTACATCATTCTCTTGCTTGGTATCTACGGTCTGTTGATATCCATAAGAAAGATATTTTACCTTAGAAAAATAAGTAAAATCGACGCTACAGAGATTATGGGGACAATCACCTCATCCATGGAACAGGGAGGAGCCATTGAAGCTTTGAAAAACATCAGTCACTATAAGAACCCTGTTTCAAGAATCATGTCTGAAGCATTGAAAATCGGTTATAAAAACAAGATTGAAGTAGAAGAAAGTATGGAGCAGATCTTCATTGTCGAGCTTAGTAAAATGACCAATGGTATCAGCGCTTTGAAAACCATCATTGAGCTTGCTCCATTTTTAGGATTGATCGGTACTGTATTGGGTATTTGGATGACCTTTAAGAACTTAGGTGTAAATCCTGATGCTGCGGCAATGGCTGAAGGTATCTATTTGGCTCTTATCACTACCATTGCAGGGTTGACAGTAGCTATTGTTCTCATGCCTTTGTATACTTACATCAAAGGTTTGATTGACCAAGAGATGGATAAGATTGAATTGGCTACTAAAATGACCAATTGGAGCTATGCTGTAATCAAGATAAGAGTTTATGAAAAATTGCCTTGTGTGATTGAAGCTCTTCAAGAGGCAGAAGGTATTGTTAGCGTAAAGGAAATCTCTGACCCTTATTCTAATATTCAAATTTCATTCAAGCCAAGTATGCTTGAAAAGAGTATCAGCAATATCATATTGGAAAAATGTGATGTGAAATCTGAAATTACAGAAAGTAAGTTAAGACAATAA
- a CDS encoding coenzyme F420-0:L-glutamate ligase, with amino-acid sequence MTLKLYGLKEIPLVQKGDNIAKIIEEDLEKEKMSLEDGDILLIAETLISKAEGNIIKIDDIVPSEEAIEVAAKCKKDPKIVEIVLRQSNEIVAVGPNFIVTETKHGFVCANSGIDESNVEAGLATPIPENPDESAKNIREYLEEKTGKKIAVIITDTQGRAFRVGAIGTAIGCSGINPIWVRIGEEDLFGRALETTEVATADELAAAASLLMGQANEGIPIVLIRGFAAFDHLRDTETGIKPLLRPKEFDVFRK; translated from the coding sequence ATGACTTTAAAATTATATGGATTGAAAGAAATTCCTTTAGTTCAAAAGGGAGACAATATAGCCAAGATTATTGAAGAGGATTTGGAAAAGGAAAAGATGAGCCTTGAAGATGGAGACATTCTTCTCATTGCTGAAACATTGATTTCAAAGGCAGAAGGAAACATCATAAAAATCGATGATATCGTTCCTTCCGAAGAAGCCATTGAAGTTGCAGCAAAATGTAAGAAGGACCCTAAGATTGTGGAAATCGTACTTCGCCAATCAAATGAAATTGTTGCAGTGGGACCTAATTTCATTGTTACCGAAACCAAGCATGGCTTTGTCTGTGCAAATTCAGGTATTGATGAATCCAATGTTGAAGCGGGACTTGCAACACCTATACCTGAAAATCCTGACGAATCCGCTAAGAACATAAGGGAATATCTGGAAGAGAAAACCGGCAAGAAGATTGCAGTGATTATTACAGACACACAAGGAAGGGCATTTAGAGTAGGTGCAATCGGAACAGCAATTGGCTGCTCTGGAATCAATCCCATTTGGGTTAGAATCGGTGAGGAAGACCTCTTCGGCAGAGCTCTTGAAACAACTGAAGTCGCTACAGCGGATGAGCTTGCAGCTGCCGCATCCCTATTGATGGGACAGGCAAATGAAGGAATCCCAATAGTCCTAATCAGAGGATTTGCAGCATTTGATCACTTAAGAGACACTGAAACTGGAATCAAGCCATTGCTTAGACCAAAAGAGTTTGATGTGTTCAGAAAATAA